A single genomic interval of Streptococcus oralis subsp. dentisani harbors:
- a CDS encoding ROK family protein — translation MTIATIDIGGTGIKFASLTPDGKILDKTSTPTPENLEDLLTWLDKCLAERDYNGIAMSVPGAVNQETGVIEGISAVPYIHGFSWYEALSSYQIPVHLENDANCVGLSELLAHPEIENAACVVIGTGIGGAMIINGRLHRGRHGLGGEFGYMTTIAPAEKLNNWSQLASTGNMVRYVIEKSGQTDWDGRKIYQEAAAGNALCQKAIERMNRNLAQGLLNIQYLIDPDVISLGGSISQNPDFIQGVKKAVDGFVETYEEYTVAPVIQACTYHADANLYGALVNWLQEENQW, via the coding sequence ATGACGATTGCAACCATTGATATTGGAGGGACTGGGATTAAGTTTGCCAGTCTGACTCCTGATGGAAAAATACTAGATAAGACAAGTACACCGACGCCAGAAAACTTGGAGGATTTACTAACTTGGCTAGACAAATGCTTGGCAGAGAGAGATTATAACGGCATTGCTATGAGCGTTCCAGGCGCGGTCAATCAAGAAACAGGTGTGATTGAGGGCATCAGCGCTGTGCCCTACATCCATGGCTTTTCTTGGTATGAGGCGCTTAGCTCTTATCAGATTCCTGTCCATCTCGAAAATGATGCTAACTGCGTTGGTTTGAGTGAATTGCTGGCTCATCCTGAGATTGAAAATGCAGCCTGTGTCGTGATTGGGACAGGGATTGGCGGAGCTATGATTATCAATGGCAGACTTCACCGTGGCCGCCACGGCCTAGGTGGTGAGTTTGGCTATATGACAACCATTGCACCAGCAGAAAAACTCAACAACTGGTCGCAACTAGCATCAACTGGGAATATGGTGCGATACGTAATTGAAAAATCTGGTCAGACTGACTGGGACGGTCGCAAGATTTACCAAGAAGCTGCAGCCGGAAATGCCCTTTGCCAAAAAGCTATCGAGCGCATGAACCGTAATCTGGCGCAAGGCTTGCTCAATATCCAGTATCTGATCGATCCAGATGTCATCAGTCTGGGAGGCTCAATTAGTCAAAATCCAGATTTTATCCAAGGCGTCAAAAAAGCTGTCGATGGCTTTGTCGAAACCTACGAAGAATACACGGTCGCACCAGTTATCCAAGCTTGCACCTATCATGCAGATGCCAATCTCTATGGTGCCCTTGTCAACTGGTTGCAGGAGGAAAACCAATGGTAA
- a CDS encoding beta-N-acetylhexosaminidase encodes MVRFTGLSPKQEQAIELLKKHISLADVEVAVAQSDQASISIKGEDGHYQLTYRKPHQLYRALSVLATALVEGDKVEIEEQAAYEDLAYMADCSRNAVLNVASAKQMIEVLALMGYSTFELYMEDTYQIEGQPYFGYFRGAYSAEELQEIEAYAQQFDMTFVPCIQTLAHLSAFVKWGVKEVQELRDVEDILLIGEEKVYALIDRMFATLSKLQTRKVNIGMDEAHLVGLGRYLILNGVVDRSLLMCQHLERVLDIADKYGFHCQMWSDMFFKLMSADGQYDRDVEIPEETRVYLDRLKDRVTLVYWDYYQDSEEKYNRNFRNHHKISQDIAFAGGAWKWIGFTPNNHFSHLIAMEANKACRANQIKEVIVTGWGDNGGETAQFSILPSLQIWAELSYRNNLDRLSAHFKTNTGLSVEEFMQIDLANLLPDLPGNLSGINPNRYVFYQDILCPILDRHMTPEQDKPHFAQAAETLAEIKEKAGNYAYLFETQAQLNQILSSKVDVGRRIRQAYQTNDKGSLQEIARQELPKLRSEIEHFHALFSHQWLKENKVFGLDTVDIRMGGLLQRIKRAESRIEAYLAGQLDRIDELEVEILPFTDFYADKDFAATTANQWHTIATASTIYTT; translated from the coding sequence ATGGTAAGATTTACAGGACTTAGTCCCAAACAAGAGCAGGCAATAGAGTTGCTTAAAAAGCATATTTCGCTAGCAGATGTAGAGGTAGCAGTTGCTCAGTCTGACCAAGCCTCTATCTCTATCAAGGGTGAGGATGGCCACTATCAACTGACTTATCGCAAACCTCACCAACTCTATCGCGCCTTGTCTGTGCTAGCAACAGCTTTAGTAGAAGGTGACAAAGTAGAGATTGAAGAACAGGCTGCTTACGAAGATTTAGCCTACATGGCGGATTGTTCCCGTAATGCAGTGCTAAATGTTGCATCTGCCAAGCAGATGATTGAAGTCTTGGCTCTCATGGGCTACTCAACCTTTGAGCTCTACATGGAAGACACCTATCAGATTGAAGGGCAACCTTATTTTGGTTATTTCCGAGGGGCTTATTCAGCTGAAGAGTTACAGGAAATCGAAGCCTATGCCCAACAGTTTGATATGACCTTTGTACCATGTATTCAGACCTTGGCCCACTTATCAGCCTTTGTCAAATGGGGTGTTAAGGAAGTGCAAGAACTCCGTGATGTAGAGGACATTCTCCTTATTGGCGAAGAAAAGGTTTATGCCCTGATTGATAGGATGTTTGCCACTCTGTCTAAACTGCAGACTCGCAAGGTCAATATTGGGATGGACGAAGCCCACTTGGTTGGCTTGGGACGTTACCTCATCTTGAACGGTGTTGTGGACCGTAGTCTCCTCATGTGCCAACACTTGGAGCGCGTATTGGATATTGCAGATAAGTATGGTTTTCACTGCCAGATGTGGAGCGATATGTTCTTTAAGCTCATGTCAGCGGATGGTCAGTACGACCGTGACGTGGAGATTCCTGAGGAAACTCGTGTCTACCTAGACCGTCTCAAAGACCGTGTAACCTTGGTTTACTGGGATTATTATCAAGACAGCGAAGAAAAGTACAATCGTAATTTTCGCAATCATCACAAGATTAGCCAAGATATTGCCTTTGCAGGTGGTGCTTGGAAGTGGATCGGTTTTACACCCAACAACCATTTCAGCCATCTCATCGCTATGGAGGCCAACAAAGCCTGTCGTGCCAATCAGATCAAGGAAGTCATTGTAACGGGTTGGGGGGACAATGGTGGGGAAACTGCCCAGTTTTCTATTCTACCAAGTCTGCAAATCTGGGCAGAACTCAGCTACCGCAATAACCTCGACCGTTTGTCTGCTCACTTCAAGACCAATACAGGTCTATCAGTTGAGGAATTTATGCAGATTGACCTAGCTAACCTCTTGCCAGACCTACCAGGCAATCTCAGTGGTATCAATCCTAACCGCTATGTCTTTTATCAGGATATTCTCTGTCCTATTCTTGATAGACACATGACACCTGAACAGGATAAACCGCACTTCGCTCAGGCCGCTGAAACGCTTGCTGAAATCAAAGAAAAAGCTGGGAACTATGCTTATCTCTTTGAAACACAGGCTCAGTTGAACCAGATTTTAAGTAGCAAAGTGGATGTGGGACGACGCATTCGTCAAGCCTACCAAACAAACGATAAAGGAAGTCTGCAAGAAATCGCAAGACAAGAATTACCAAAACTTAGAAGCGAGATTGAACACTTCCATGCCCTCTTTAGCCACCAATGGTTGAAAGAAAACAAGGTCTTTGGCTTGGATACAGTCGATATCCGTATGGGCGGACTCTTGCAACGCATCAAGCGAGCAGAAAGTCGCATCGAGGCTTATCTGGCAGGTCAGCTGGACCGTATCGATGAGCTAGAAGTGGAAATCTTACCATTTACTGACTTCTATGCAGACAAGGATTTCGCAGCAACTACAGCCAATCAGTGGCATACTATTGCGACAGCATCGACCATTTATACGACTTAG